The following coding sequences lie in one Seriola aureovittata isolate HTS-2021-v1 ecotype China chromosome 5, ASM2101889v1, whole genome shotgun sequence genomic window:
- the LOC130170228 gene encoding leucine-rich repeat transmembrane neuronal protein 4 isoform X2, producing MRRSRHRANMGLPVLFRWLVFTVVVPAWLLAAPSAIRERPCPQSCRCDGKIIYCESNAFRDVPSNVSVGTQGLSLRYNSLVNLRAHQFAGLSQLVWLYLDHNYINAVDGQAFHGIRRLKELILSSNKITQLKNNTFHDVPNLRNLDLSYNKLQVLQPNQFVGLRKLLSLHLRSNSLKTVPMRVFLDCRNLEFLDIGYNRLRSLTRNAFAGLLKLIELHLEHNQFSKINFAHFPRLTNLRALYLQWNRIKLLTQGLPWMWTSLQKLDVSGNELQVLDPSTFQCLPNLQTLNLDSNKLSNVSQQTVEAWISLTTISLAGNLWYCNPNICPLVAWLKAFKGNKESTMICAGPKEAQGEKVTDVVETYNICTATPAPIPSTTSPLTPAFQPKLLPLPTQSVVDKKLIWNMTASPTPSEASPTIPLPEYVSFHKIIAGSVALLLSVAIILLVIYVSWKRYPSSIKQLQQRSAVKKRQKKARETERSLNSPLQEYYVDYKPSHSETMDVLVNGTGPYTYTISGSRECEV from the exons ATGAGGAGGAGCCGTCACCGCGCAAATATGG gactTCCAGTGCTTTTCAGATGGCTTGTATTCACAGTGGTGGTGCCCGCCTGGTTGCTTGCCGCTCCAAGCGCCATCCGTGAGCGTCCCTGCCCCCAGAGCTGTAGATGTGATGGGAAAATAATATACTGTGAATCCAATGCCTTCCGTGACGTGCCCAGCAATGTGTCTGTAGGCACACAGGGCCTGTCCCTGCGTTACAACAGCCTGGTGAACCTCAGAGCCCACCAGTTTGCAGGGCTGAGTCAACTAGTTTGGCTCTATCTCGACCATAATTACATCAACGCTGTGGATGGCCAAGCTTTCCATGGGATACGGAGGCTGAAAGAACTGATTCTCAGCTCGAATAAGATCACGCAgctaaaaaacaacactttCCACGACGTTCCGAATTTACGCAATCTCGACCTTTCCTACAATAAACTGCAGGTTCTCCAGCCTAACCAGTTCGTGGGTCTACGGAAACTGTTGAGTTTGCACTTGAGGTCAAATTCCTTAAAAACTGTCCCGATGCGAGTTTTCCTTGACTGCCGCAACCTGGAGTTTCTTGATATTGGCTACAACAGGCTACGGAGCCTCACACGTAATGCCTTTGCAGGACTCCTTAAGCTCATCGAGCTTCATTTGGAGCACAACCAGTTCTCAAAGATAAATTTTGCTCATTTCCCTCGCCTGACTAACCTGAGGGCGCTCTATTTACAGTGGAACCGTATCAAACTGCTAACCCAGGGCCTGCCATGGATGTGGACTTCCTTGCAAAAGCTGGATGTTTCAGGAAATGAACTCCAAGTGCTGGACCCGAGTACATTTCAATGCCTCCCAAATCTCCAGACACTTAATCTGGACTCCAACAAACTCAGCAATGTGTCTCAGCAGACGGTGGAGGCTTGGATCTCGCTCACCACCATCAGTCTGGCTGGCAATTTGTGGTACTGTAACCCCAACATATGTCCCCTGGTGGCCTGGCTCAAGGCCTTCAAGGGTAACAAGGAGTCCACTATGATTTGTGCTGGCCCTAAGGAGGCgcagggagagaaagtgacagatgtGGTGGAGACGTATAACATTTGTACAGCAACGCCGGCTCCTATCCCCTCAACAACATCGCCCCTCACTCCAGCATTTCAGCCCAAGCTGCTGCCTCTCCCCACACAGTCTGTGGTGGATAAGAAGCTGATCTGGAACATGACAGCGTCCCCGACTCCTTCCGAGGCCTCCCCCACCATCCCCTTGCCAGAGTATGTGTCCTTCCACAAGATCATAGCTGGTAGCGTGGCCCTCCTCTTATCTGTGGCTATAATTCTACTGGTTATCTATGTCTCATGGAAGCGCTATCCCAGCAGTATCAAACAGCTTCAGCAGCGCTCGGCGGTTAAAAAGCGCCAGAAAAAGGCACGGGAGACTGAGCGCTCCCTTAACTCACCGCTGCAAGAGTACTATGTGGACTACAAGCCTTCACACTCAGAGACTATGGATGTGCTGGTTAATGGGACAGGACCTTACACATACACCATCTCAGGCTCCAGGGAATGCGAGGTATGA